The Bartonella grahamii subsp. shimonis region TACCATCCCCTACAGAGAGAACCCAACCAATTTCTGAAACCTCAGCCTTTTGGTCAAAGTTTTTGATTTGCTCTTTTAGAATTTTTGAAATTTCAGATGGTCTAATATCCATCAGCTGACCTCTTTTTTCAATGCAAGCTTAAGCGAAGACAATTTTGTGAGAAGAGACGTATCAATTTGAAACGACCCCACACGAACGATTAATCCACCAAGAATTGCTGGATTCACAATGATGTGTAGCAAAACTTTTCCTCCAACGACACCTTCCAAAGCCTCACACAACTCTTGCCTTTGTTGAGAACTTAAGGGACGCGCAGAAACAATTTGCGCAGTAACCTGCCTACGAGCGCGTGCAACACACCGCTGAAAAGCATGTAAAATACCAAATACGGCACTAAGCCTACGGTTTATTGCAATAACGCGTAAAAAATCACCAATAACCTGTCCTGCGTTTTTATCAGCAAATTTGATGTTTTCACACACAGATTGCATCACCTTAATTTGCTCTTTGACTGAAAAGAACGGACTAAGCACGAAGCGTTTTAAATCTTTATTTTGCTCCAAAACAAGCAAAAGATTCTCCACTGCCTTTTCAACCTTTTCAACGTTTCCGGCTTCTTGAACGCAATCAAAAAGCGCTTGCGCATAGCGTTGATCTACCAACGGCAGCGGTATAAGAGAAAATGAATCCGACACGAAATACCGCCTCTTTTCCTTGAGCGACTCTCTGATAGTTATCAGATGAAATGAAATAGACATTCTCAATCTTAAGAATCTTCTTCTTAAAACCTAGAACAAAAACCTCTTGGTTTCTAGCATAGACATAGCCGACTCGCAACACCACAAATCGCTGCTTTTTAAAAATTTTAATAAAATATTCAAAATATTTTTGAAAAGAATTTTTTTTAGATATACAGGATGGCATCACAGTTTTTTTATGCCTCTTTTTGACATTCTCTGAGTGATTTTTTCACTCTCTTTGATTTTGCTTCGCTTAAAACACTCCCTTTATCACCACAAGACCTTTAACAAGATGCGAATGCGACTGAAAAAGTCTATTATTTCAAACCGACAAGAAAGAAAAATAATGAATATCCTCCTAAAAATTAAAGGAAACATTGATCTTTTTTCTTCAAATACCCACTCCTTTTAAAAAATTTCACCAAGTATATTTTTTTGTAAACACACTCTTTAAGCATACAACGCCTTGATTTATAATGATAATATATCATTTTTCATACCAGATGAGCCCCAAACATCGAAAGATTCTCTTATTTCAAATCTTTCTATCAAAATCACTCCCTTGCTCCATCACAAACAAAAAAGGAAATGATTAAAGAAAAAATACCTCGTATAAACGCTCTCAAGTACCAAGAGCTTTCGTAATATTAAAAGCTGAATAATAAATGGCGCCATTTTATATCCTTATGAAATAAAGATGGAGAGCCTTAACGCGGTTTTTTCATTCATGAAAGCTTTTACATTCTACACTCGAGAAACATCGTAAAATGAATTCGAGCATGCTGAGAAACATTTGCTTAAACAAGTACATAAATCTAGTAATACAATAGATGTTCTGCAATATTCTGTTTTGGGCGTTCTACTTTACATGAAAAATGCGCCCCCTTTAGAGAACGAAAAGAAAAAAGCGTGAAATATGAAATAATGGATAATCTCTATTTCACGACAGCGCCCATAAATGCTATACAGGGAACCTCATCATTACGCTTGATTAGAAAGCCAACACCATCCCACACTTTTCCAGCTCCCAATGTTGCAACAGCCCTTAATACTTGAGATGATTAGGTATTTTAATCCTTTCTTATACAGCTTCACTCCACACGGCTCTCCCTGTTTGTAACGGCAAACAAATAGTTTTGATTAATCAATATAAACAGATTTGAAATAAGAGAATCCTACAATAGTTGAGATTCTAATATGAATAACAGCATATTATCACTATAAATCAATATGTTATTATTTATAAAAATTATTATTACGGACGCTTTTAAAAACTCTAGAGCCGAATAAATAAGAAAGATAATGATAGATGCTCATTTCTATCTTTACACTCCAAAACAAATATATATGCCCGTTAAAGATAAATAAAATATATAATATTCTCACCCCAATTTAACATAACACCATCTTCATTAAGCTCACATAGCTTCACTTTAATATTGCACTGATTTTAGAAAAACGTAGATTAATATCGATTTGAACTCGAACGGAACGAAGCATTTTAGATATATTTGCAAGCATTTTCAGCCTCTATAACCAGCCCTTATAAAAAGAATTCCTCTATCAGAAAGGATACTGTCCCTAAAACAAAAAAGTAGCAAAAGCCGAAAACGATAACGCCCCCGAACCAAAGCCAAAGGTGCTTCTGCTGGTCCCATAACCGAGATATTTTTTTCCCGTGGCGCTGCTTGACGCAATGCACATGTATCATATTTGGCTGTTTGGATGCTTATTCTGAAAAGATAATAGTTAAAGTAAAGCACCTTAAGCAAAGAGACCTTCACTTTATGTGATACTGGTTTTAGAAAAAACTTTGCGGATCAATATCAATTTGAACTCGAACAGATCTGGGCATTTTGGGTGTACCGCCAAGCATTGCACGTATAAACCCTTGTATATCAAAAGAGCGCTGTCCTTGCAGCAAAAGCCGAAAACGATAACGCCCCCGAACCAAAGCCAAAGGTGCTTCTGCTGGTCCCATAACCGAGATATTTTTTTCCCGTGGCGCTGCTTGACGCAATGCGCGCGCATAATGTTCTGCTGCTTGGCGCTGTTGTGCAGACACAATCAAAGAGGCAAGCCGCCCATAGGGAGGCAAATGATAATGCTGACGCACTGCAATCTCACGCGTGTAAAAATCTTCTGGCTGGCATGAAAGTAAGGCTTTGATGACCGGATGATCTGGTTGATAAGTTTGCAATAATCCTAAACTTTCCAATCCCACACGCCCTGCTCTTCCGGTAACTTGAGAAAGCAGCTGGTAGGTACGTTCACTTGCGCGTAAATCGCCATTGGCAAGACCAAGATCAGCATCAATAACACCAACCAAAGAGAGCTTTGGAAAATGATGTCCTTTAGTGACCAACTGTGTTCCAATAATAATATCCACATCGCCATTGACAATGGCTTGCAATTCGCTTCGCAATTGCCCAATCCCCCCTTTAAGATCTGTTGAAAGAATCAATGATCGCGCTTGAGGAAAAAGCACTTGTGTTTCTTCTGCAATTCTTTCCACACCCGGACCACAAGCCACGAGATGATCTAATGTCCCACATTCAGGACAGGCTTGAGGAAGTGGTTGATGATATCCACAATGATGACATTTCAGTTGCCCTTGCGCACGATGTTCGACTAACCAACTTGAACAATCAGTACAATGAAAACGATGTCCGCAAATTCGGCATAAAGTTAAAGGTGCATAACCACGACGATTAAGAAAAAGAAGAGCCTGTTCGCCCTTATCAAGAGTATGTTTTAAAGCCCTTTCAAGAGCAAAGGAAATAAAGCGCCCCTTTTGCACCCCTCCTTGGCGCATATCAACCACCCGCAACTGTGGAAGTGCAACTTCTTTAAAACGGGAAGGTAAATGCACCTTTTGATAACGCCCTTTTAAAACATTAGCTTGGCTTTCAATTGACGGTGTTGCTGAAGATAAAATAACAGAAAAATGCTCAAAAGAGCCTCGTGCAACAGCCATATCACGCGCATGATAAAAAATGCGCTCTTCTTGTTTATAAGCGCTATCATGCTCTTCATCAACAACGATCAAGCCAAGCTCATGAAAGGGAAGAAAAAGTGCTGAACGAGCCCCCGCAACGACACGCACCCGCCCTTCTGCAACTTGCCGCCAAACGCGTTCTCTACGGCGTGGCGTCAAATCAGAATGCCATTCTGCTGCTGCTGCTCCAAAGCGTGCATAAAAACGATCTAAAAACTGTTGTGTTAAAGCAATTTCCGGCAATAAAATTAAAACCTGCTTGCCCCCTCTGAAAGCTTGAGCAACCGCTTCAAAGTAAACCTCTGTCTTTCCTGACCCCGTAACACCATCAAGCAAAAAAACTTGAAACTGAGAAGATAAAACACCTTCCCGCAATACTGTTGCTGCTTCATTTTGCGCTCCCTGCAACTGAGGAGGACAAAAGTCAGGATCAGGCATTGCCACAAGATCAGGAGCAGGAACGATAACATCTTCAAAAACCCCTAGCGCTTTTAAACCTTCAACAACAGAAACCGAAGTTCCAGCCGCATGCGCAAGACCAGAACGTGTCCATATCTTCTCATTACGCACCAATTCCAAAACCCGTGATCGCGCAGGTGTGAGACGTTCTACATTTCCACCACAATATCGCAAACCCATCATCTGCGCTTCCGGCTCTAAAGCAGCCGGTACAGACAAAACCAATCGTGCTACAAGACCAAAAGGCGCCATTGTATAGCGACTAACAAAACGCAAAAATGTGATCATTTCTGCCTTTAATGGGGGACATTCAAAAACATGAAGCAGAGAGCGTAATTTTTCACGTGCCACCGAAGCAGACCTTTGCCCATCTACTGTCTTCTCTCCACCATCCACAACAAAACCGCAAAGTTCACGCCCCATCACCGGAACCCGAACAAAAGAACCAACGTTCACCTCCATAGAAGAAGGAACTTTATAACTATAAGCATGAGCAACAGGAAGAGGAACCAATACAGACACAATCTTTTCCTCTATCACGTTTGAATTCATCTTTTAAACCAATCTAAGACCTCTTGAACACCAACAAGCCTACACCTTATCTTTAAACACTCTTATAAAATTTATTGCGGGATTCAATCTCTCCCGCTATCCCAACACTTTTCTCACAAAAATTCTTTTTAACACTCATTCCATCACCAAAATGTCAAAAAAGAACCAATCTCATCCTCTATAGCAAAAAACTCTACAGCAAAAAAACCAGTGCCATTCTTCTGTGCAAATAAAGCTCATCACTATTAAGCATTCAACATGATATCGTCAGTGCGCTCTTCAACAAAGCTATCCCATAGTGTGACTTCTTCTCAAAACACACACTTTTATTTTTTACCGCCTCATATCTCAATTTATCTTCAACAAACTGATTTATAAAGATATAATTATCATTTTACCTATTGTAATAAAAACCCTCAATACGATGAATTTTTCTCATTTCAAACCCATCTCTCA contains the following coding sequences:
- the atpH gene encoding ATP synthase F1 subunit delta, whose protein sequence is MSDSFSLIPLPLVDQRYAQALFDCVQEAGNVEKVEKAVENLLLVLEQNKDLKRFVLSPFFSVKEQIKVMQSVCENIKFADKNAGQVIGDFLRVIAINRRLSAVFGILHAFQRCVARARRQVTAQIVSARPLSSQQRQELCEALEGVVGGKVLLHIIVNPAILGGLIVRVGSFQIDTSLLTKLSSLKLALKKEVS
- a CDS encoding primosomal protein N'; amino-acid sequence: MNSNVIEEKIVSVLVPLPVAHAYSYKVPSSMEVNVGSFVRVPVMGRELCGFVVDGGEKTVDGQRSASVAREKLRSLLHVFECPPLKAEMITFLRFVSRYTMAPFGLVARLVLSVPAALEPEAQMMGLRYCGGNVERLTPARSRVLELVRNEKIWTRSGLAHAAGTSVSVVEGLKALGVFEDVIVPAPDLVAMPDPDFCPPQLQGAQNEAATVLREGVLSSQFQVFLLDGVTGSGKTEVYFEAVAQAFRGGKQVLILLPEIALTQQFLDRFYARFGAAAAEWHSDLTPRRRERVWRQVAEGRVRVVAGARSALFLPFHELGLIVVDEEHDSAYKQEERIFYHARDMAVARGSFEHFSVILSSATPSIESQANVLKGRYQKVHLPSRFKEVALPQLRVVDMRQGGVQKGRFISFALERALKHTLDKGEQALLFLNRRGYAPLTLCRICGHRFHCTDCSSWLVEHRAQGQLKCHHCGYHQPLPQACPECGTLDHLVACGPGVERIAEETQVLFPQARSLILSTDLKGGIGQLRSELQAIVNGDVDIIIGTQLVTKGHHFPKLSLVGVIDADLGLANGDLRASERTYQLLSQVTGRAGRVGLESLGLLQTYQPDHPVIKALLSCQPEDFYTREIAVRQHYHLPPYGRLASLIVSAQQRQAAEHYARALRQAAPREKNISVMGPAEAPLALVRGRYRFRLLLQGQRSFDIQGFIRAMLGGTPKMPRSVRVQIDIDPQSFF